TTAACGATTTTTTTTATCAATATAGATTTCTAATCCCGACGAATTTGACGTGATGTTAACTGTGCCTGTCAAGCGGGTGGACATTCGGCCGTTTGGGGATGTTGGGGCGTTTTACAGCGTGGCGTTCAAACGAGGAAAACACTCGTTGGATCGCTTTCTATGTGAAGACAACACAATATCTGCCAGTGGAATGCTTACGGAGTTCAGAAACGAGGTTAAAACGTGTGTGAAGATACTCGAAGGTGTGTACGTCTGTAGCGCGCGTTTCCCAAATGCCTGTAATGTAGCGTATGTATGCAAAACATTTGTTCattaaaaatgtttattttttccaTACTTCTATCAAGACGTGGAGTTGGAGAAGAAAAAGAAGGGTTGCCCGGCGGTGACTTTACTGATAAACGGGACGGGAACGGTCCCTATCTCACTGGACATTGTTCTGGGTCTTGAGGTCCGCTCGAGCTGGCCCACTTTCACCCAAGGAGGAATAGACAAAATAGACATCTGGCTCGGGACCAAAGTGAAGAAAGAACAAAAGCTTAAGGGGTACTACCTCGTTCCGAAGTACGAGGGAAAGGGCACGGTGGAACGGGAAGGTGTCTGCGCCAAAGGTAACCTTTTTGTAAACATTAAGTCAACACTATTAAAGCTTACACATCTTGAATAAAACTATCACTTTCATTTGTGATTTCTTCATGAATGGGAGTTGCAAAGGCCGATCAGGAAGCCTgcagacacccccccccccccaaactaaAATCTGAATAAAAAAAAGTTTTGAAATTGTTGGAAGGAAAAAAATCTCACAAAATTAGGACCTTtatactagtcctgtattagaggtcACATATAGGTGTCAAAAATAAATTCAGTACTGCTTCACCCCTTTCCATAGAAAGGGGAAGTGGCATGGAGCTATGTCCTTTTTCTGAGTTTCCTAAACGGGTTTTTCTTGTCCTGTTACCTACAGACACGTGGCGCATCTCATTCTCGCATGTGGAGAAGAGTATCCTAACAAATCATGGCTCTCAGAAGACCTGCTGCGAGGCCAGCGGGACTCGCTGCTGCAGGTAAGCCTACTATAGAATGAATACTACAAACATGAAAACTGTAGTCATAACGATCAAGTGGATTTTTCCTAGTCGTATGAATTTCCACATTTTATGAACTCGTCATTAAAGCCATTTCCTTTGATAAATTGTGTATTATCATGTGTTCCTTAGACTTGCCATTTTCTTGCTTCAGGAAGTTCTGTCTGAAGCTTCTGAAGCACCTGTTGGACTTGCTGAAGGCAGAGAACCCTCGTCTGTCAAAGTTCTGTTCCTACCACGCCAAGACCACCCTGCTCCACGCCTGCTGCTCCAGGACCCAGGACAGCGACTGGGAGGCGGCCCAGCTGGGACTCTGCTTCCAGCAGCTGCTGGAGGACTTTGAGGGCCACCTGAAAGATGGCATGCTCCCCAACTTCTTTATCCCCAAACACAATCTACTGGGCTCCGGCCATGACCGCAAGAGCTGTCAGTTCCTGGCCCGGCGCATCGAGGAGGAACGCAACAATGGTTTCCCCATTTTCCGCAAGTGAGTTGGGACCTCGATCACCTCCCTTTAATGACTCACCCAGAGGCCCAATAGGCATAAGTGGAGTACAGTGGTGGTCCCATAATGTTGTCTATTCTTAAAGCAAAGGCATAGGCAGGAGGAATTGAAGAGCAGGGGAGTCGGaagtgcgctatagggcagccccccgaaagtgccatgcgagtgtgggcattgagccagggcgtatggtgcctgctcagcgggtctggtcgccagtacgcagttttggtccagattatcctgcgccagctctgcgtgctgtgtctccggggcgctgggagggtgcagtgcgtcctctgcctgcgctccgctcgtgccgggcaactgtgggagtggagcctaagggagaggtgcatgtagtaagcactagatctcccgtgcttacccacagcccggttcaacctgtgcctgcactctggagggtccgggctagagtagttgtccagcctggggaagtggtgccaggttgcgcaccagagctccagtgctccccacagcccggtctttcaggctcctcctaacaccaagcctcctgaaggtctccccagcctggtggtgcctgtggcagccccacgcaccaggctgtctctctgtctcctccctgcaggtgctccggcctgtccggcgccgctgccggagcgtcccgcctgtccagcgccgctgccggagcgtcccgcctgtccggcgccgctgcggagcctcccgcctgtccggcgccgctgccggagcctcccgcctccGGCGCCTGTCCCGccggcgccgctgccagagcccctcagcccagaggcgccagagcccctcagcccagaggcgccagagcccctcagcccagaggcgccagagcccctcagcccagaggcgccagagcccctgcccctctgtccagagcttctgcccctctgtccagtggggtcattgagaggggttgccatggtgagaaagccactgaggcggacaataaggcggactaagacaatggtgaagtggggtccacgtcccgcgccagaaccgccaccgcggacagacgcccacccagaccctcccctataggtcaaggttttgcggccggagtccgcacctttggggggggggggtactgtcacgttctgacctttatttcctgtgttttgtatttagttagtatggtcagggtgtgagttgggtgggcagtctatgattgtttttctaggttttgggaatttctatgtttcggcctagtatggttctcaatcagaggcaggtgtcattagttgtctctgattgagaatcatacttaggtagcctgagtttcactgtgtatttgtgggtgattgttcctgtctctgtctttgcaccagataggactgttttgagttttcacatttcttgttttttttgtagtcagttgttcatgtgtaccttaacgtattaaaaagaaccatggacaattaccacgccgcgtattggtcctctgatccgtttcgcctctcctcttcggaagaagaggaggaaattcattacaaggtgtcttcttttttaagcccataaccatgtttgaggtgtatacttttgtttaagactaccaataaTCACCCTGTGTGACCCTACATTttgcccactgcagtaaaaggttaaacaaACTCAGTACAACACTATTAATtgttcaataaataaataaacatacaaaTGTGCAACACAAAAAAAGGCTGAACACTGGAGGTTCCAGCATGGAAGTTGCAAGTTGCTTCTTCTTCTGAGGAAAGAAATTACAGATTCGAAAGACAATTGGCAATGGGATATTGGATTCTAAACCACAAAATATTAGTAGTTTTAGCACTAGGAGCTAACATGAGCTTTCAGTGAGGATTTTCCATAACTTTTTAAAAATCCCTTAAAAATAATTCCATACTAAATTCTACCTACTCAGGATGTCAACACCATCTATTCCTTGCAGAGTATTTGTccacctgtgtgtctgtcttggCCAAACCAGGAGGAAGAATCAGAATTTCCCTGGTGTATGTTTTGCTGTTTTGAGTTGTTAGAAACTGACTGTGTGACAGTATGTCCAGGTGCATGCTGGGAAACTCCAGCTATAATTTTTGTGACCACGGTCATTGATTCGAACTGTCTAACAgggagagagattgtgtgtgtgtgtgtgatgtgaacacgttcaaatcaaatcaaatcaaatgttatttgtcacaaacacatggtaagcagatgttaatgcgagtgtagcgaaatgcttgtgcttctagttccgacaatgcagtgataaccaacaagtaatctaactatcaattccaaaactactgtcttatacacagtgtaaggggataaagaatatgtacataaggatatatgaatgagtgatggtacagagcagcatacagtagatggtatcgagtacagtatatacatatgagatgagtatgtagtgggttttgcacgcccaatttttgcacgcccaatttttcagtttttgatttgttaaaacgtttgaaatatccaataaatgtcgttccacttcatgattgtgtcccacttgttgttgattcttcgcaaaaaaatacagttttatatctttatgtttgaagcctgaaatgtggcaaaaggtcgcaaagttcaagggggccgaatactttcgcaaggcactgtactcatggtatgacaaacactgctgtagatCGGCCACCTTCCATACAATATTcttaaaatgttttattaatgGATTTAagggtgctctgtgggatgttcaaagtttcgggatatgtttttataacccaaccctgatctgaacttctccacaactttgtccctgacctgtttggagagctccttggtcttcatggtgctgcgtgcttggtggtgccccttgcttagtggtgttgcagactctggggcctttcagaacaggtgtatatatactgagatcatgtgacacaaaTAAAGTCGACCTgcgtgcaatctaactaattatgtgacttctgaatgtaattgattgcaccagatcttatgtTGGGGCTTCGTAGCATATTCaagcaccacttttctgttttttagAAAAGAAAATTAAAAAAGTAttcttttcatttcacttcacctatttggactattttgtgtatgtacaTTACATTAAattcaaataaaaatccatttaaattacaggttgtaatgcaacaaaatagggaaaatgccaagggggattgTAATGGGTGGGTGTTGGaaggcagggaagtcaggcgcaggagaacggACTTGGTAAAAACGGAGCTGTTTAATAAATGCTGATAAAACTCCCAAAAAACGAAatgtacaaaataacaaaagtgggtacaaaacccatCACGCACCAACACATACCATCAAGCAATCTCCAACAAAGAcatgaggagaaacagagggttaaatacaaaaCATGTAcggtaattgatgggattggaaccaggtgtgaaggaagacgagacaaaaccaatggaaaatgaaaaatggatcagtgatggctagaaggccggtgacgtcgaccgccgaacaccagagagggaccgacttcggtagAAGTTGTGACAAGGATGaacacttttgcaaggcactgtaagctgTATCaagttagttacaactggggatGGAATGATAACCTACAGAAAGTTAACTCTCCAAGAACAGGGCTGGATAGCCCTGGCCTACTGTTTCTGTAACAATAGCCTAGAGCTAAAACCACTATTGTTTGTCAGTGTCAGAGTAGCCTGTAATTTTGGTCATGAGTGTGGTCATAAACAATATTCTGCTTACATCTCCAGTCATACCCTTACCAAAATATCAGGCTTCTGGCAAACAGTTGTGGAAAACCTTGCTGCAAGCTCATATTTTCACATGCAAAGTAGTTGTGGCAAACTGTTGTGGCAAATTTGCGGCGACTTGTGAACTTCTGGCAAACAATTCTGGGAAACTTGTGAACATTCTACTGTTTTCTGAAAATTTGATCAGGTTTttggttactgtgtgttaacattGAAATGTATCTACATGAACTAAATCACAATTTTAAATGCACTTATTTCACAGAGAACTAAACTATGTGTACTATATATAtgcattgaacaaaaatataaacacaacatgtaaagtgttgggcctatgttttatgagctgaaataaaagataccagacattttccatatgcacaaaaagcttatttctctcattttccaagataattcatccactttacaggtgtgtcaaaccaagaagatgattaaacagcataatcattacacaggtcaATCAATCAAACTGATAACACAGCCCTTTtaacatcagcagatgtcacaaattgcttatacagaaacccatcctaaaaccccaaacagcaagcaatgcagacgtAGAAGCACGGTGccaaggaaaaactccctggaaaaGCAGgaccctaggaagaaacctagaaaggaaccaggctctgaggggttgctgtgcagggtggagataagagtacatggccattaagaaCAATATTCAATATGTTCAAATgtccatagatgaccagcaggatcaaaaaataatcacagtagttgtagagagtgcaacaggtcagcacctcaggagtaaaggcttttcatagccaagcattcagaggtcgagacaccAGTTGCggtagagggaggggggagtgagagggagaaggagaaaacagcaggtccaggacaaggtcacacttccggtgaacaggtcagggttccatagccacaggcagaacagttgaaactggagcagcagcacaaccaagtagactggggacagccaggagtcatcaggccaggtagtcccgaggcatgatccgagggctcaggtcctccggggagagagagaaaattagaggtagcatacttaaattcacacaggacaccagataagactggataattacaccagatataacagactgaccacaGCTTCctggcacatagactattgcagcatagatactggaggctgagacaggggtGGTTGGGGGACACTGTGGCACCATCcgaccaggcaggatataaccctacCCAAACCACAACTTACCACCAACTTACTACACTGACAAAAGGATGATTtatagcccatgaagatctccTCCACCGCACGAGCCTGAGGGGGAGCAagaccggacaggaagatcaagtcagtgactcaacccactcaagtcgaGTATAATGCATAAAAGCCTGGCACCCTTCCTAGAGATGGCATGCAAGAGCACTAGtaaaccagtgactcagcccccgtaatagggtcagaggcaaagaatcccagtggagatAGGGGAGCCGGCCAGTGGTCCCAGTTGAGCATTATTTATTATCTGCTGTTGTTAAATAGGAAACAGCACGTTAGTTGTGCAGGGCTTGATGATGTTGATGGCTGTCGATGGTAAAATCTGTAGCATGAAAACAACTGTGTGAGCAGTGGGCTTATGTGACCAGCACGCTAGCTAACACACATATACAGCGAACATATACCAAAGCACATCTCAGAAAGACCCTTAATCCCTAACAGGTACCATATACCCACACATGTATAAATCAGCAATGTTCAGCAAACTTGTACACATTGtaaaatagaaaatagaaaacAGTATTCAGAACGTGACCTATCCCTTGcatcacattttcatactgggGAGACCCGACGTTCGCAATCTCCCACTATCTGCAAGCGGGGCCAATCCCAACACGCCTTATTGTCATTGGATTGAACCAACCAATAAGAATGCttgaacattaaatacacctTTCTTTAGAGGCAAGTGGAAACATAACCAACCCTGTTACATTCTCCTCTGCTGAATTACACTTGCATACTATAAAGAAACAAAATGAGGTATGCAATAACATTGCAATACAtattagaggtcaaccgattaaacggaatggccgattaattaggccTGATTTCAAGTATTCATAACAATCGATAATCGTCATTTTAGACACCGATTGTGGATgatttaa
This genomic interval from Oncorhynchus keta strain PuntledgeMale-10-30-2019 chromosome 2, Oket_V2, whole genome shotgun sequence contains the following:
- the LOC118361302 gene encoding cyclic GMP-AMP synthase-like; its protein translation is MSGRGKPRSVRAKSPEPAHVKNPVRAKSARQPPKEPVKDTKKETQQVIDEYNPKKTKEHKQPNRTTGEKAPVPQKCVEFKTGSRMVKKGYSVDSNPNKILFTTIEQLKIKKKQKSESASIVNDTVKHIMDHMKKCTECFKDVNDLRTGSYYENLKISNPDEFDVMLTVPVKRVDIRPFGDVGAFYSVAFKRGKHSLDRFLCEDNTISASGMLTEFRNEVKTCVKILEDVELEKKKKGCPAVTLLINGTGTVPISLDIVLGLEVRSSWPTFTQGGIDKIDIWLGTKVKKEQKLKGYYLVPKYEGKGTVEREGVCAKDTWRISFSHVEKSILTNHGSQKTCCEASGTRCCRKFCLKLLKHLLDLLKAENPRLSKFCSYHAKTTLLHACCSRTQDSDWEAAQLGLCFQQLLEDFEGHLKDGMLPNFFIPKHNLLGSGHDRKSCQFLARRIEEERNNGFPIFRKCSGLSGAAAGASRLSSAAAGASRLSGAAAEPPACPAPLPEPPASGACPAGAAARAPHLYESHWAFPNPTSP